Proteins encoded together in one Amblyomma americanum isolate KBUSLIRL-KWMA chromosome 1, ASM5285725v1, whole genome shotgun sequence window:
- the LOC144123737 gene encoding uncharacterized protein LOC144123737 — protein sequence MPKDSSPTSAALPPTVVCAGALRQRDSAVFSGTGDHDVEDWLTSYERVSTHNKWDDALKLNNVIFYLTDVANLWYRNHEAGITSWSAFKQNFADVFGRSAVRKLRAEQLLRARAQLPGENFTSYIEDVVDLCSRADSSMPERAKIDHILKGIDDDAFQMLLAKNPATVVNVIAQCQSYDELRKRRLLTRSPLSNPEPLGALTSDSDHSTLLPQIKQFVREEVARQLSLIHPSPDAPSPLGFSLHRVIREQVAEALPTLSEVHSVPPLSYTEAATHYSPLHSCGGVLDVRRMGCAASACGVFTQFACPASGTGPTSGPSSSSLFATLKPLAHTGQSAYMLFVRFRRPRGTPLSSPYGRPSSVCAFSLLTPAFSGCSTSGILCQRPASVYDLSIPVPTSPFTVAYAPSPYVR from the coding sequence ATGCCCAAAGATTCTAGCCCCACTTCTGCCGCCCTGCCGCCGACCGTCGTCTGCGCTGGAGCTTTGCGCCAGCGCGATTCTGCTGTATTCAGCGGAACCGGGGaccatgacgtcgaggactggttaaCCTCGTACGAGCGGGTAAGCACCcataacaaatgggacgatgccctcaaactgaacaacgtcatcttctatcttacggacgttgcgaatctgtggtaccgCAACCATGAGGCTGGCATCACATCGTGGTCCGCCTTCAAGCAGAATTTCGCCGACGTCTTCGGCCGGTCCGCGGTGCGCAAGTTGCGCGCCGAGCAACTCCTACGTGCTCGGGCTCAGCTGcctggtgaaaatttcaccagctacattgaggaTGTGGTGGACCTGTGTAGCCGTGCGGATTCTTCGATGCCGGAGCGCGCCAAGATCGATCACATCCTGAAGGGCATCGACGACGACGCGTTTCAGATGCTTCTGGCCAAAAATCCAGCAACCGTCGTCAACGTCATTGCCCAATGCCAAAGctacgacgaactacgcaagcgccGTCTTCTCACTCGCTCTCCACTCTCTAACCCGGAGCCTCTGGGGGCTTTGACGTCTGACTCCGACCACTCGACGCTGTTACCTCAGATAAAGCAGTTTGTTCGCGAAGAAGTTGCTCGTCAGCTCTCTCTCATCCACCCGAGTCCTGACGCTCCCTCTCCTCTTGGGTTTTCGCTTCACCGCGTCATCCGAGAACAAGTCGCCGAGGCTCTTCCTACCCTGTCTGAAGTTCATTCCGTCCCTCCTTTGTCGTACACTGAAGCCGCGACACATTATAGCCCCCTCCACTCCTGTGGCGGCGTCCTTGACGTACGCAGAATGGGTTGCGCAGCCTCGGCCTGTGGCGTTTTCACCCAGTTCGCCTGTCCTGCGTCCGGCACCGGTCCCACCAGCGGCCCCTCTTCATCCTCCCTCTTCGCCACATTAAAACCCTTGGCGCACACCGGACAATCGGCCTATATGCTTTTCGTGCGGTTTCGCCGGCCACGTGGCACGCCACTGTCGTCGCCGTATGGTCGGCCCTCCAGCGTTTGCGCCTTCAGCCTGCTCACCCCAGCTTTTTCGGGCTGCTCCACTTCCGGAATCTTATGCCAGCGACCAGCGTCCGTATACGACCTGTCGATCCCCGTCCCCACGTCGCCGTTCACTGTCGCCTATGCTCCGTCGCCCTACGTTCGCTGA